In a genomic window of Erinaceus europaeus chromosome 12, mEriEur2.1, whole genome shotgun sequence:
- the LOC103114756 gene encoding large ribosomal subunit protein uL14-like — protein sequence MEDMSIADTGSHAVSTNPDVNRERQIKSSSTPFCLFPAFKMSRGRGGSSGTKFRISLGLPVGAVINCADNTGAKNLYIISVKGIKGRLNRLPAAGVGDMVMATVKKGKPELRKKVHPAVVIRQRKSYRRKDGVFLYFEDNAGVIVNNKGEMKGSAITGPVAKECADLWPRIASNVGSIA from the exons ATGGAAGACATGTCCATAGCTGACACTG GTTCACATGCAGTTTCAACTAACCCAGACgtgaacagagagagacagattaaAAGTTCAAgtactcctttctgtctctttccggCGTTCAAGATGTCGAGAGGACGTGGTGGGTCCTCTGGGACTAAATTCCGGATCTCCTTGGGGCTTCCGGTGGGCGCCGTGATCAACTGTGCTGACAACACAGGAGCCAAAAATTTATATATCATCTCCGTGAAGGGTATCAAGGGACGACTGAACAGGCTTCCTGCTGCTGGTGTGGGTGACATGGTGATGGCCACAGTCAAAAAAGGTAAACCAGAGCTCAGAAAGAAGGTACATCCAGCGGTGGTAATTCGACAACGAAAGTCATACCGGAGAAAAGATGgtgtatttctatattttgaagacAATGCTGGGGTCATTGTAAACAATAAAGGGGAAATGAAAGGTTCTGCCATCACAGGACCAGTTGCAAAGGAGTGTGCAGACTTATGGCCCAGGATTGCATCCAATGTTGGCAGTATTGCATGA